CTTCCCCCTGAACTCTCCCCTCATTGAACGTATAGAGATCGTGCAGCGGGGCCGCGCCCGCCGGGCCAAGCTCTACTTCATCCGGGAGCTTTCCGAGCGGGAGATCCGCCGCAAGCTCCGCGTGGACCGCAAGCGCCTGGGCCAGGACCAGGAGAGGGCCAAGGCCGAAGGGTAGGGGGCCCCGGTAGAACCTCCCCGCGAGGTTTTGGCTGGGGAAGCCAAAGCAAAGGGGATCACTTCAGAAATCCAAGGGCCCGGGCACGCTCCAGGGCCTCCACCCGGTTCCGGGACTCCAGCTTGGCGTAGAGCCTTTCCAGGTGGTCCCGCACCGTCTCGGGGGAGAGGCCCAGGGCCCGGGCCATCCCCTTGGCGGAAAGCCCCTGGGCGAGGAGCCTCAGGACCTCTTCCTCCCGTGGGGTGAGGGCGGGGAGGTCGGGGGGGAGGAGGCGCTCCTCTCCGGAACGCACCCGGAGGAGCCGCCTTTTGAGCTCCGGGGCGGAAAGCTCCTTGGAGAAGTAGGCATCGGCCCCCGCCAGGGCTGCTTCCCGCAGCAGGACAGGCTCCTGGTAGGTGGTGAGGAGGGCGATGAGCCCGCGGTACCCCCCCTCGCGAAGCCTTCGGGCGCACTCCAGGCCGTCCATCTTGGGCATGCGCAGGTCCAGGAGCACGGCCTCGGGCCTCAGGGCCAGGGTTTGGACCAGGGCCTCCTCCCCGTTGGCCGCCTCGGCCACCACCTTTAGCCCCTCGGCCTCGAGGCCGGCCCGAAGCCCCAGGCGAAAGAGGGGGTGGTCGTCGGCGATGAGAACCCGCATCCCCTTTAGGCTACCCCAGGGCCTATACTCGAGGCATGCCCCTTACCCTGAATGCCCTCAGCGAGCTCACAGGCCTGGCCTCGGAGCATGTCCTCCGGGAAGAGGTGGAGGAGACCGGGACCCCGCCCGAGACCATCCTCTCCAAAATGGCCGAGCGCCTGGCGGTCATGCGGGAGGCCATCCGCCGGGGCCTCGCCTCCGACGCCCCCAGCGTGGCCGGCCTGGTGGGGAAAAACGCCAAGACCCTATGGGAGGCGCCCGATCCCCTAAAGGACCCCCTTTTGAAGCGGGTCCAGGCCTACGCCATGGCGGTGAACGAGGAGAACGCCCGCATGGGCCGCATCGTGGCCGCCCCCACCGCGGGCAGCGCCGGAACCCTTCCCGGGGCCCTCTTGGGCGTGGCGGACCACCTGGGCCTCCCTGACGAGCGCCTCCTCATGCCCCTGATCCTGGCCGCGGGGGTGGCCAAGATGATCAGCCGGGTGATCCACATCGCCGGGGCGAGCGGGGGCTGCCAGGCGGAGATCGGCTCCAGCGCCGCCATGGCCGCGGCCGCGGTGACGGAACTTTTGGGGGGTAGCCCCGAGGCCGCGGCCCATGCCGCCGCCCTGGCCCTCCAGAACACCCTGGGCCTGGTCTGCGACCCCGTGGGGGGGTTTGTGGAGGTGCCCTGCGTGATGCGCAACGGCTTCTACGCCGTTCACGCGGTGAGCGCCGCCTCCATGGCCCTTGCGGGGATAAGGAGCGTCATCCCGCCCGACGAGGTGGTCCTGGCCATGGCCGGCATCGGCCGCCTCCTCCCGTTGGAGCTCAGGGAGACGGGCCTCGGCGGCCTGGCGGACACCCCTACCGGCCGGCGCCTAGCCGAGGAGGCCCTGAGGCGCGGCCAGCCCCAGGAACCCCCCTCCTGAGCTGGCTTTTCCCCTCTGGCCTAGGCCCTTGCGCCCCTACTCCTCCCCCTTGGCGATGGGCACCCCCACCAGGTTCCCCCACTCCGTCCAGGAGCCGTCGTAGTTCTTCACGTGGGGGTAGCCCAGGAGGTACTTGAGGACGAACCAGGAGTGGCTGGAGCGCTCGGCGATGCGGCAGTAGACCACCACGTCCTTGTCCTTGGTGACCCCTAGGGGCTCGTAGAGGGCTTTGAGCTCCTCGGCGCTCTTGAAGGTGCCGTCCGGGTTCACCGCCTTGGCCCAGGGGATGTTCTTCGCCCCTGGGATGTGGCCGGCCCGGAGCGCCCCTTCCTGGGGGTAGTTGGGCATGTGGGTAAGCTCCCCCCGGTACTCCTCGGGGCTCCGCACGTCCACCAGGGCCCCCTTGCCTTCCTTTACCTTCAGGATGTGCTCCAGCACGTCGTCCCGGTAGGCGCGGATGGACTCGTCCCGGTAGGGGACCTCGTAGCGGCCCGGAGGGTAGGAGGGCACCTCGGTGGTGAGGGGCCGGCCCTCCTCCACCCACTTCTGCCGCCCGCCGTTCATGAGGCGCACGTCCCGGTGGCCGTTGTACTTGAAGAACCAGAAGGCATAGGCGGCCCACCAGTTGTTCTTGTCCCCGTAGAGGACCACGGTGGTGTCGTTGGAGATGCCAAGCCGCTCCATGAGCCTGGCGAACCCCTCTTCGTCAATGAAGTCCCGCACCACCGGGTCCCAAAAGTCCCGCTGCCAGTCAATCTTCTGTGCCCCGGGGATGTGGCCGGTGTCGTAAAGGAGGATGTCCTCGTCCACCTCCAGAACCCGCACCGTCGGGTCCTTGAGGTGCTCCTCCACCCACTGGGTGCTCACCAGAACCTCGGGATGGGCGTAGCTCATGCCTGCACCTCCGGACTCCACTATACCCTTGAGCGTGGAAAAAGCAAGGAGAGGGAGGCCACATTTGGGGGCCCTTGTGCCCCGGGGGGGTTTCTGGTATAAAGGCCTTGGGGAGTAGCCGCCCCGGAATGGGGCCAGCCGGTCGTCAGTACGGGAGGGCGTTCCTCCCCGGTCGGCTGGGGCGCTTTAGGCGCATGGCGAGACCACCTGAACGGGTGGCCTCGAGGCCTTTGCTACTCCCCGAAAGGAGGGAAGGATGGACTTTACCCTTTTGCTGATGATCGCGGTCTTCGTGGCCAGCCTGGTGATCCAGTGGAGGCTACAGGCCACCTTTGGCCGGTTTTCCCAGGTGGTCTCCGCCCGGGGCCTCACGGGGGCCCAGGTGGCCCGGGCCATCCTGGACGCCCACGGGCTCACCGGGGTACGGGTGGAGCCCGCGCCGGGGGTCCTCACGGACCACTACGATCCCCAGGCCAAGGCGGTGCGGCTTTCTGAGGCCAACTACGCTTCGCCGAGCCTCGCGGCCCTGGCGGTGGCCGCCCACGAGGTGGGGCATGCCGTTCAGGACGCCCAGGGCTACGCCTGGCTCAGGGTGCGGGCAAACCTCTGGCCCGTGGCGAGCCTAGGGAGCAACCTGGGGCCCATCCTGGTCCTTGTGGGCCTGGGCCTGGGGGCCGTGGGCCTCGCTAAGCTGGGGATCTACCTGTACCTGGCTGTGGCCTTCTTCCAGCTCGTCACCCTGCCCGTGGAGTTTGACGCCTCCAGGAGGGCCCTAGAGTTCCTGAAGCGGATGGGCTTCCTCGCCCCGGGGGAGATGGGCCCCGCCCGCCAGGTCCTGCAGTGGGCGGCCCTCACCTACGTAGCGGCCCTGGCGAGCTCCCTGGCCACCATCCTCTACTACGCCAGCCTGCTCGGGCTTTTCGGCCGGCGGGAGGAGTAGATGCCCCTTCTCCTCTGCCCTAGTTGTGGCGTGGGGATGCGGGAGGTGGAGCGCCGGGGGGTGCTCCTGGACGTCTGCCCCCAGTGCGGAGGGGTTTGGCTGGACCGGGGAGAGCTGGAAAAGCTTCTGGCCGAGGCCCGGGAGGTGGAGCGGGCCTACGAGGAGGAGCGGGAGGCCCACTACCGCGGGGAGGGCAAGCCCTACAAGAAGAAAAAGGGCTTTCTGGAGCTCTTTGACTTCTTTGACTGAGCCTTGGGCCCATGGGCGACCCCCGGGGAAGACCCCGGGGGTTTTGGGTTTGCCCTAGCGGGTGTCCCCGGATCCCCCCAGCTTGCCCCGCTCTTGGCGCGAGCGAAGCTTCTCCAGGTTGGCCTGGGCCACGGCCTCGAGGCTCGCCCCCAGGTCCGTGGCTACCTGGGCCACATACCAGAGCACGTCGCCCAGCTCGGCCAAGAGGGCCTTCCGGATCTCTTCCGTGACCTCGCCCCCCTGGTCCCGGAGCACCTTCTTCACCTTGTTGGCGAGCTCCCCCGCTTCCCCGGCCAGGCCCAGGGTGGGGTAGATCAGGCGGTAGGCCTCCGGGTACAGGGCGGTCTTCCTGGCTTCCTGCTGGTAGGCGTCAAGGGTCATGGGCCACCTCTTCCTTACGGATCGCATAGACCCGGCTTGCCCCGCCCTCGCCGGTGACGCCGTAAAGGGCGTGGCAGGCCTCCATGGTGCGCTTCTGGTGGGTGATCAGGATGAACTGGCGCCCCGTGCGCAGGAACCGGGCGAAGCGCAGGAGGTTGGCCTCGTCCAAAGCCGCATCTACCTCGTCCAGGACCAAAAGGGGCACCCCCCCTTGGACCTCCCCTAGGGCGAAGAGAAAGGCCAGGGCCCCCAGGGTCTTCTCCCCTAGGGAGAGGAGCCGGAGGTCCTGGGTGCGCTTGCCCTTGGGTACCAGGAAAAGCCTCAAGCCCCTGCCCTCCCGGCGGACCTCGGCCCTGGCCCCAAGGAGGGCTTCCGCGTGGGCAGAGAAGGCCTCCCGGAACCTCTGGAAGCTCTCCTGAAGGCGCTGGCCGTACTCCCTTTCCACCCCCTTGACCTCGGCCTCGAGGCGGAGGAGGGCCTCCGTGGCCTCGGCCACCTCCCGCTCCTTCTCCTCCAGAAGGGGCTTTAGGGCCTCCAGTTCCCGCGCGGCCAAGGCGTTCACCGGGCCTAGGGCCTCCCGCTCCCGCTCCACCTGCGCAAGCCTCGCCTGCAGGGCCCGGGGGGAGCCCGGGTGGCGCTCTAGGGGGGGAAGCCCCTTCAGCTCCCTCGCCAGCTCCTCTAGGAGGGCTTCCCGGCGCGCCAGGGTGAGGCGTAGGGTTTCCCGCTCGGCGAGGAGGGCGTTCCGGCGGGCGAGGTTCCGGCTCAGGGCCTCCTCCACCCCTGCCCTCTGCCGGCGCACCTCTTCCAGCCGGGCCGCAAGCTCCCGGGCCTCCGCCTCCAGGGGGGCGAAGGCCTCTAGGCGGCCTTGGATCCCGGCCAGGCGGGCTTGGACCCGCTTCGCCTCCTCCTTGGCCTGTTGCCAGGCAGCGTGGGCTTGGGAGAGGATCCGCCACCGCTCCCAGGCCTCGGCCTGGGCCAGGGCGTCCTCCAGGGCCTGCCTTTCCTCCTGAAGGCGCCTCAGGGGGGTCTCCTCCCAGGCCTCCTGGGGGGGAAGGGGGGGGTCGGGGGCCCGGGGCAGAGGGGCGTTCAGACGGGCTTTTAGGGCCGCCACCTCGGCCTTGAGCCCCTCCAGGGCCTCGGCCGGGGGCAGGGCGGCCAAGGCCTGGGCCAGGGCCTGGCCCCGCTCCTCCAGGCGGCTTTGCTCCCCCTCCAACTCCTCCAGCCGGCGGCGGAGCAGGAGGGCCTCCCCCCCTCGGCGCACCCTCCCTCCCGTGAGGGCGCCCGTCCGCTCCAGGACCTCTCCCTCCAGGGTCACCAGGCGCTCCCGCCCCCCCGCCTTGCGGTAGGCCAGGGCGGCCTCGAGGTCCTCCAGGACCAGGGTGTCCGAGAGGAGGGCCCGGAGGATGGCCTCCTCGGGGAGAGGGCCTTCTAGGCGCAGGCGGGCCAGCCGGTAGGCCGGGCCGAGGAGGCCGGGAAAGGGGCGGGGCGGGGGAGGGGAGGGGGGTTGGAGGAGGGTGAGGGGGAGGAAGGTGGCCCGGCCGCCTTCCCGCTTGAGCCGGGCGATGGCCGCCTTGGCCGCGGCCTCGTCCTCCGCAAGCACCCACTGCAGCCGGGGCCCGAGGGCCACCTCCAGCGCCAGCTCCAGGCCGGGCTCGGGGCGGATCAGGTCGGCCACCACCCCGAGGATCCCGGGAAGCCCCCGGGCCCGCCGCGGCCCCTCCTGCAGGTCGGCCCCCGAGGCCAGGAGCTCCCTAAGCCGCTCCCGCTCCCGCCTCAGGGCCTGGGCCTGGGCCCGGACCTCCTGGAGCTCGGCGAGAAGGCGCGCCCTTTGCCTGGCCGCCTCCTCCAGGGGGGCAAGGGCCCTCTCTTTCTCCGCCAGCTCCCTTTCCAGCCTGGCCCGTTCCTCCAGGGTCTCCTGGTAGGCCCGGAGGCGCTCCTGGTGGCGGGCAGCGGCGAGCTCGTACCGGCGCCAGGCCTCCTCCAGCTGGCGCTTCCGGGCCAGGAGCCGGGCCTCCTCCCCCTTCAGGGCCTGGAGGCGGGCCCGCGCCTCCTCCAGGCCCAGGGCGGGGGCCGGGGGAGGGGGGCCGGGGTCCTCCGGTGGGGGGCGGTCCAGGGCCTTCAGGACGCGGAGGAGCTCCCGCGCCTCCCCCTCCAGGGCTTCCTTCTCCTTAAGGCCCAGGCGGGCCGCCTCCAGGCGTTCCCTCAGGGCTTCGGCTTCCTGGAGGAGGGCCTGCCGCCTCCCTTCCAGAGCCTGGCGCTCGGCCGAAAGCCGCCCCTCCTCCCCCTCCAGGGCCTCGAGGCGGGCCTGGATCCCCTCCACCTCCCTCTCCGCCTCCTCCTTCCGGGCGAGGAGGAGGCTTCGCCTCAGGGCCAGGGCCAAGGTGGCGAGCTCCTGGGCCCTTTTGGCCGCCTCCGCCTCCTGGCCCAAGGCCTCGGCCCTGCCCTTGAGGGCGGCGAGCTCCTTCTCCCGCTCCGCGAGGAGGGCCAGGGCCTCCTCCAGGCGGGCCTTCGCCGCCTGGGCGGCCTCGGCCACGGGGCGGAGCCCAGAGGCTTCCTCCAGGTGCGCGAGAAGGGTCTCCTCCGGGGCCTCGAGGAGGGCCCCCACCTCCCCCTGGCCCACGATGGCGTACCCGCCCCGGCCCAGGCCGGTGCCCGCGAGGTGGAGGGCCAGGGCTTTGGCGCTCAAGGGGCGGCCGTTTACCCGGAGGAACGCCCTTTCCCCCTCTATGCGCCTTTCCACCAGGAGGCGCTCCCGCCCCCGCGAAAGCTCTAGGCGCACCTCGGCGAAGCTGGCGGGGGGAAGGCGCTCGCCGCCGTGAAAGAGCAGGGCCTTCAGTTCCTGGCCCCTAAGCTCCTGGGCCCGGGCCCCGGTAACAAACCTTAGGGCCTCCACCAGGTTGCTCTTGCCCGAACCGTTGGGGCCGATGATCCCCGTGATGGGGTCGGGGAAGTCCAGCACCGCGCGCTCGGCGAAGGACTTGAACCCCTGCAGGACAAGGCGGTCAATGCGCCAGGCTTCCCTCATGGCAGGCGGATGGGCTGGTTCAGGTCCAGATGGGCCAGGCCAGGGCTCGGCCTCCCCTCCACCAAAAAGCGCACCTCCTCGGCCTGGGGGAAGGTGGCGAGGAGGGTGTAGGCCAGGCTGTAGAGGCGGTAGGCCTCGAGGGTGGCGTCCAGCCCCAGGGCGAAGTCCTGGGGGAGGTCCACCACCAGGCGCTGGCCCTGGAAGAAGAGGGCGAGGGGCCTCGGGGCCGCTACCGCCTGGGACCAGGCCTTGAGGGCCGCGGCCCCGGGGGATTCCCCCGGGCCCAGGCTCAGGGTCTGGGTCTCCTTGAGAAACCCCTGGGGCGGGTTGGGGCGGTAGAGCACCAGGGTAAGGCTTTGGGCGCGGACCTCCTCCGCAGGGAGGGGAAGGGCCGTGGGGGCCCGGACCCCCTGGGTCTTCCAGTAGAAGAGGCCTCCCGTGAGGCAGACGGCAAGCCCTAGGAGGTTCCATAGGGTAAGGAGCCTTCTCATGGCGCCTCCAGGTAGGCCTGGACGGCCTGGGCCACGGCCTGGGCGAGCTCCTCTCGGGCCTTCGGGTCCTTGAGCCGGTCTACGCCCACCTCCAAGACCACGGCTGCCCCGGGGATATCGGTGAGGGCGTAGGGGCCTTCCGCCTTGGCCACCACGATGCCCAGGGCGGAGAAGGCCTTTTCCAAGGCCTCGGCCAGGCGGTGGGGGCTCCCCGCGTAGGCCTTGAGGAGGGCGGCCTGGGCCTTGGGGGCGGTGAGGAGGAGGCGCTCCGCGTTTTGGGCCAGGGGGGAGGAGCGGGCCTTGGGCAGGTAGAGGTTCACCGCCGCCCCCCAGGTGGCGTGGAAGGAGAGGAGGACGCTGGCCGCCTGGGCCTGGCGCAGGCGGGCCTCGAGGGGAAGGGTCTCATCCCCCGTGCGGGTGAGGCGGCTTCCTGGCAGGCGGGCGGCCACCCTCTTGGCCAGGTCCAGGGTGAGGTCCTTTTCCTTGAGGTCGCCGAGGGCGATCCCGGGGTCGCTCCCCCCATGCCCCGGGTCCAGGAGCACCGAGGGGCGGGGGAGGGGGAGGGGGCCCCACTCCAGGACCACCTGGCCTCCCCCGGGGTAGTAGAGGCGGTCGGGGGGGCGGGAGAGGGGAAGGAAGAGGCCCAGGGCCTCCCGTTGGAAGCCAGGGTCCTCCCCCTGGGTCAGGGGGAAGAGGACCCCACCCGCCTGGACTACGGCGTTCACCTCGCGGGTGAATCGGAGGAGGAGACGGTCGGGGGCCCTTTCCACCTGAAGGAGCCTGGCCCAGGGGAGGGTGAGCCGAACGCCCACCTCCGCCCGGTACTCCAGGCCTAGGGCCTCGGCTAAGGGGCGGAGGGGGACGTACACCTTGTCCCCTCGTGGCCACGCGGCCCTCATCTGGGCGGCCCGGGCCTCCTCCTTCACGATGGGGAAGGTGCGCTGGCGGCTTCCCAGGCCGAGGGCCACCGCGCCTTCTCCCTGCCACAGGCTAAGCCCCAGGCCCTGGGCCACCAGGCGGGCCTCCCCGTAGGCCACCCCCGACCCTCCCGGGTAAAGGGCCTCCCCCTGGAGGGTGCCCACCTGGAGGGGCTTGGGGGCTTGGGCCAGGGCCAGGGAGAGGAAGGGAAGGAGCCAGGCCTTCCTCAGGCCAAGGGTGTCCCAACGCGGCCTCACAGCTCCTCCAGGGCCCGGCGCAGCGCGGCCCTCTTGTCCTCGGCCTTCTTCTCGTAGGCCCTCTTGCCCCGGGCGAGGCCCAGGAGGACCTTGGCGTAGCCCCGCTCGTTGAAGTAGATCTTGAGGGGCACCAGGGTGAGGCCTTTCTGCTCCACCTTGCCCAGGAGGCGCTTGAGCTCGTGCCGGTGCAGGAGAAGCTTCCTGGGCCTCCTGGGGTCCACGTTCATGTAGGAGCCCTTCTCGTAGGGAGCGATGTAAAGGTTTTCCAAAAAAAGCTCCCCGTCCCGGAAGCGGGCGAAGCTTCCGGTAAAGTCCACCTTGCCCTCCCGGAGGGACTTGACCTCCGTCCCCTTGAGGGCGATGCCGGCCTCGTAGGTCTCTAGGACCTCGTAGTCGTGACGGGCCCGGCGGTTTTCCAACGTAGGCCGCACGGGGCCTATCTTACCCGATAGGCCTCCTCCCGGCGGTGCCGGAGGATGGGGTAGGTTTCCCGGTAGGCCTCGAGGAAGTCCCAGTCAGGCTCGGCCAAAAGGAGCCCCTCCTCCTCCCGCCTTCCTAGGACGCGCCCATCGGGGGCCAGGAATAGGGTAGGGCTTCCGGAAGGCCGGGCGCGGGCCTTTTCCCCAGGACGAGCTCGGGCAGGAGCAAAAGCCCCGCCCCCTCCTCCCGGGCGGCCCGGGCCAGGGGGCTTAGGGCCTTAAGGAGCGCCTTTAGGCTTTCCCGCTTGCAAAGATGGGCGAGGGCGAGGCGCATTACCTCCGGCCCAAGAGGTGCCAGGCGCTGGGGAGGAGGAGGGCGGCGAGGACCGCCTTTACCAAATCCCCGGGGATGAAGGGGAAGAGGCCCATGGCCCACAGCGCCCCAAGGCCGGCGAACTTCCCCACCCCCATGAGCCAGGCGGCGAGCCAGGGAAGCCCTACCAGGTAGAGGAGAGCGTTGCCGAGGAGCATGGCGAGGAGGGTGCCGGGGAAGCTTCGGTCCAGGCCGAACCGCTCCACCAAAAGCCCCACGAGCCCCGCCGCCAGGGGAAAGGCCAGGAGGAAGCCTCCGGTGGGTCCGAGGATCTTGGCCAGGCCCCCGGTGCCTCCGGCGAAGACGGGGAGGCCCATGGCCCCCTCGAGGAGGTAGGCCAGGAGGGATAGGAAGCCCAGGCGGCTTCCCAGGGCTGCCCCCACCAGAAGGAGGCCGAGGGTCTGCCCGGTGATGGGGACCGGGGTGAAGGGAAGGGGGATGGAGATCTGGGCCAGGAGGGCCACGAAGAAGCTTCCCGCCAGGATAAGGGCGAGATCTCGGGAGAGGGTCCTCGTGGGCCAGAGGGTTTTGGCCAGGGGTAGGTAGGGCAAGGACTGGGTTGCCTTCATACGCGTCTCCTTGAACCCCCGCCGGGGTTCGTAAACCAAAATTACGGGTAAGGGTTGATGAAGTCAAGCGATCCCGGGCCCTTATCCCCGTGGCCCGGGCGCCTTATGGCCGGGGGGTGGGGAAAAGGGGGTAGAATGCCGGGGGAAGGAGGACGGTATGCGCGTGGGTATCAACGGATTTGGTCGGATCGGACGGCAGGTCTTCCGCATCCTCCACGAGAGAGGGGTGGAGGTGGCCCTCGTCAACGACCTCACGGACAACAAGACCCTGGCCCACCTCCTCAAGTACGATTCCGTCTACGGCCGCTTTCCCGGGGAGGTGGGCTACGACGAGGCCCACCTCTACGTGGACGGGAAGGCCGTCCGGGCCACGGCCCACAAGGACCCGCGGGAGATCCCCTGGGCCGAGGTGGGCGTGGGCCTGGTGGTGGAGTCCACCGGAGTCTTCACCGACGCGGAAAAGGCCCGGGCCCACCTCGAGGCGGGGGCCAGGAAGGTGATCATCACCGCCCCCGCCAAGGGGGAGGACCTCACCGTGGTCCTGGGGGTGAACCACGAGCAGTACGACCCCGCCAGGCACCACATCCTCTCCAACGCCAGCTGTACCACCAACTCCCTCGCTCCCGTGATGAAGGTCCTGGAGGAGGCCTTCGGGGTGGAGAAGGCCCTCATGACCACGGTCCACTCCTACACCAACGACCAGCGCCTCCTGGACCTGCCCCACAAGGACCTCCGCCGGGCCCGGGCGGCGGCGGTGAACGTCATCCCCACCACCACCGGGGCCGCCAAGGCCACCGCCCTGGTCCTTCCCGCCTTCAAGGGGCGGTTTGACGGGATGGCCCTCCGGGTCCCCACCCCCACGGGAAGCATCTCCGACATCACCGCCCTCCTCAAGCGGGAGGTGACCGCCGAGGAGGTGAACGCCGCCCTCAAGGCCGCGGCGGAGGGCCCCCTGAAGGGCATCCTGGCCTACACCGAGGACGAGATCGTCCTCCGGGACATCGTCATGGACCCCCACTCCTCCATCGTGGACGGGAAGCTCACCAAGGCCATCGGCAGCCTGGTGAAGGTCTTCGCCTGGTACGACAACGAGTGGGGCTACGCCAACCGGGTGGCCGACCTGGTGGAGCTCGTCTTGAAGAAGGGGGTCTAGATGCGCACCCTCAAGGACCTGGACCCTAAGGGGAAGAGGGTCCTGGTGCGGGTGGACTTCAACGTCCCCGTCAAGGACGGGCAGGTGCAGGACGAGACCCGCATCCTGGAAAGCCTCCCCACCCTGCGCCACCTCCTCGCGGGGGGGGCTTCCCTCGTCCTCCTCTCCCACCTG
The sequence above is drawn from the Thermus islandicus DSM 21543 genome and encodes:
- a CDS encoding response regulator, encoding MRVLIADDHPLFRLGLRAGLEAEGLKVVAEAANGEEALVQTLALRPEAVLLDLRMPKMDGLECARRLREGGYRGLIALLTTYQEPVLLREAALAGADAYFSKELSAPELKRRLLRVRSGEERLLPPDLPALTPREEEVLRLLAQGLSAKGMARALGLSPETVRDHLERLYAKLESRNRVEALERARALGFLK
- the sdaAA gene encoding L-serine ammonia-lyase, iron-sulfur-dependent, subunit alpha; translation: MPLTLNALSELTGLASEHVLREEVEETGTPPETILSKMAERLAVMREAIRRGLASDAPSVAGLVGKNAKTLWEAPDPLKDPLLKRVQAYAMAVNEENARMGRIVAAPTAGSAGTLPGALLGVADHLGLPDERLLMPLILAAGVAKMISRVIHIAGASGGCQAEIGSSAAMAAAAVTELLGGSPEAAAHAAALALQNTLGLVCDPVGGFVEVPCVMRNGFYAVHAVSAASMALAGIRSVIPPDEVVLAMAGIGRLLPLELRETGLGGLADTPTGRRLAEEALRRGQPQEPPS
- a CDS encoding sulfurtransferase, encoding MSYAHPEVLVSTQWVEEHLKDPTVRVLEVDEDILLYDTGHIPGAQKIDWQRDFWDPVVRDFIDEEGFARLMERLGISNDTTVVLYGDKNNWWAAYAFWFFKYNGHRDVRLMNGGRQKWVEEGRPLTTEVPSYPPGRYEVPYRDESIRAYRDDVLEHILKVKEGKGALVDVRSPEEYRGELTHMPNYPQEGALRAGHIPGAKNIPWAKAVNPDGTFKSAEELKALYEPLGVTKDKDVVVYCRIAERSSHSWFVLKYLLGYPHVKNYDGSWTEWGNLVGVPIAKGEE
- a CDS encoding zinc metallopeptidase, whose translation is MDFTLLLMIAVFVASLVIQWRLQATFGRFSQVVSARGLTGAQVARAILDAHGLTGVRVEPAPGVLTDHYDPQAKAVRLSEANYASPSLAALAVAAHEVGHAVQDAQGYAWLRVRANLWPVASLGSNLGPILVLVGLGLGAVGLAKLGIYLYLAVAFFQLVTLPVEFDASRRALEFLKRMGFLAPGEMGPARQVLQWAALTYVAALASSLATILYYASLLGLFGRREE
- a CDS encoding zf-TFIIB domain-containing protein codes for the protein MPLLLCPSCGVGMREVERRGVLLDVCPQCGGVWLDRGELEKLLAEAREVERAYEEEREAHYRGEGKPYKKKKGFLELFDFFD
- a CDS encoding nucleoside triphosphate pyrophosphohydrolase family protein — its product is MTLDAYQQEARKTALYPEAYRLIYPTLGLAGEAGELANKVKKVLRDQGGEVTEEIRKALLAELGDVLWYVAQVATDLGASLEAVAQANLEKLRSRQERGKLGGSGDTR
- a CDS encoding AAA family ATPase, yielding MREAWRIDRLVLQGFKSFAERAVLDFPDPITGIIGPNGSGKSNLVEALRFVTGARAQELRGQELKALLFHGGERLPPASFAEVRLELSRGRERLLVERRIEGERAFLRVNGRPLSAKALALHLAGTGLGRGGYAIVGQGEVGALLEAPEETLLAHLEEASGLRPVAEAAQAAKARLEEALALLAEREKELAALKGRAEALGQEAEAAKRAQELATLALALRRSLLLARKEEAEREVEGIQARLEALEGEEGRLSAERQALEGRRQALLQEAEALRERLEAARLGLKEKEALEGEARELLRVLKALDRPPPEDPGPPPPAPALGLEEARARLQALKGEEARLLARKRQLEEAWRRYELAAARHQERLRAYQETLEERARLERELAEKERALAPLEEAARQRARLLAELQEVRAQAQALRRERERLRELLASGADLQEGPRRARGLPGILGVVADLIRPEPGLELALEVALGPRLQWVLAEDEAAAKAAIARLKREGGRATFLPLTLLQPPSPPPPRPFPGLLGPAYRLARLRLEGPLPEEAILRALLSDTLVLEDLEAALAYRKAGGRERLVTLEGEVLERTGALTGGRVRRGGEALLLRRRLEELEGEQSRLEERGQALAQALAALPPAEALEGLKAEVAALKARLNAPLPRAPDPPLPPQEAWEETPLRRLQEERQALEDALAQAEAWERWRILSQAHAAWQQAKEEAKRVQARLAGIQGRLEAFAPLEAEARELAARLEEVRRQRAGVEEALSRNLARRNALLAERETLRLTLARREALLEELARELKGLPPLERHPGSPRALQARLAQVEREREALGPVNALAARELEALKPLLEEKEREVAEATEALLRLEAEVKGVEREYGQRLQESFQRFREAFSAHAEALLGARAEVRREGRGLRLFLVPKGKRTQDLRLLSLGEKTLGALAFLFALGEVQGGVPLLVLDEVDAALDEANLLRFARFLRTGRQFILITHQKRTMEACHALYGVTGEGGASRVYAIRKEEVAHDP
- a CDS encoding GerMN domain-containing protein — encoded protein: MRRLLTLWNLLGLAVCLTGGLFYWKTQGVRAPTALPLPAEEVRAQSLTLVLYRPNPPQGFLKETQTLSLGPGESPGAAALKAWSQAVAAPRPLALFFQGQRLVVDLPQDFALGLDATLEAYRLYSLAYTLLATFPQAEEVRFLVEGRPSPGLAHLDLNQPIRLP
- a CDS encoding N-acetylmuramoyl-L-alanine amidase family protein; its protein translation is MRKAWLLPFLSLALAQAPKPLQVGTLQGEALYPGGSGVAYGEARLVAQGLGLSLWQGEGAVALGLGSRQRTFPIVKEEARAAQMRAAWPRGDKVYVPLRPLAEALGLEYRAEVGVRLTLPWARLLQVERAPDRLLLRFTREVNAVVQAGGVLFPLTQGEDPGFQREALGLFLPLSRPPDRLYYPGGGQVVLEWGPLPLPRPSVLLDPGHGGSDPGIALGDLKEKDLTLDLAKRVAARLPGSRLTRTGDETLPLEARLRQAQAASVLLSFHATWGAAVNLYLPKARSSPLAQNAERLLLTAPKAQAALLKAYAGSPHRLAEALEKAFSALGIVVAKAEGPYALTDIPGAAVVLEVGVDRLKDPKAREELAQAVAQAVQAYLEAP
- the smpB gene encoding SsrA-binding protein SmpB, whose protein sequence is MRPTLENRRARHDYEVLETYEAGIALKGTEVKSLREGKVDFTGSFARFRDGELFLENLYIAPYEKGSYMNVDPRRPRKLLLHRHELKRLLGKVEQKGLTLVPLKIYFNERGYAKVLLGLARGKRAYEKKAEDKRAALRRALEEL
- a CDS encoding biotin transporter BioY; translated protein: MKATQSLPYLPLAKTLWPTRTLSRDLALILAGSFFVALLAQISIPLPFTPVPITGQTLGLLLVGAALGSRLGFLSLLAYLLEGAMGLPVFAGGTGGLAKILGPTGGFLLAFPLAAGLVGLLVERFGLDRSFPGTLLAMLLGNALLYLVGLPWLAAWLMGVGKFAGLGALWAMGLFPFIPGDLVKAVLAALLLPSAWHLLGRR
- the gap gene encoding type I glyceraldehyde-3-phosphate dehydrogenase, with the protein product MRVGINGFGRIGRQVFRILHERGVEVALVNDLTDNKTLAHLLKYDSVYGRFPGEVGYDEAHLYVDGKAVRATAHKDPREIPWAEVGVGLVVESTGVFTDAEKARAHLEAGARKVIITAPAKGEDLTVVLGVNHEQYDPARHHILSNASCTTNSLAPVMKVLEEAFGVEKALMTTVHSYTNDQRLLDLPHKDLRRARAAAVNVIPTTTGAAKATALVLPAFKGRFDGMALRVPTPTGSISDITALLKREVTAEEVNAALKAAAEGPLKGILAYTEDEIVLRDIVMDPHSSIVDGKLTKAIGSLVKVFAWYDNEWGYANRVADLVELVLKKGV